One genomic window of Ilyobacter polytropus DSM 2926 includes the following:
- a CDS encoding ankyrin repeat domain-containing protein produces the protein MMELLNYLKEENAELFKENLHVDLIDEKDENGYTFLHHAVTKGNYEIADFLVYNGVDVNIRDKNGNTPVHLAAEFNEKEIFSLLLEYGGDLKIKNNNQRTPEQVARMNKSSAILKLLKNYSEDYGYCEKMHAPKKWDE, from the coding sequence ATGATGGAACTTTTAAACTATTTAAAAGAGGAAAATGCGGAACTTTTTAAGGAAAATCTTCATGTGGATCTTATTGATGAAAAAGATGAAAATGGATATACATTTCTTCATCATGCTGTGACAAAAGGAAATTATGAGATTGCTGATTTTCTGGTTTACAATGGCGTAGATGTAAATATCAGGGACAAAAATGGAAATACTCCTGTTCATTTGGCTGCAGAGTTTAATGAAAAAGAGATTTTCAGTCTTTTACTTGAGTACGGAGGAGATCTAAAAATAAAAAATAATAATCAAAGAACTCCGGAACAAGTTGCCAGAATGAACAAATCATCAGCCATCCTTAAGTTACTAAAGAATTACAGTGAGGACTATGGATATTGTGAAAAAATGCATGCCCCTAAAAAATGGGATGAGTAA